In one Aeromicrobium erythreum genomic region, the following are encoded:
- a CDS encoding class I SAM-dependent methyltransferase: MSISACRICGHTDLEPILSLGDQALTSVFPDRPDAAVPSVPLDLVRCTPPGCGLVQLRHTADFGLMFNDGYGYRSGIRPFMINHLGSLVASVRAKVDVGPSDLVVDIGSNDSTLLRSYLPDAPTLVGFDLVGEKFRHLYPDGADLVAGPFSAEAFQERYGERRARIVTSVAMYYDLPDPVAFMRDVRDVLAPDGLWVAEQSYLASMLDAGAYDVVCHEHLEYYALAQFDWMAERSDLVVIDAEVTDVYGGSLRVTLGHRGGPHAPNTEALDRIRAAERAAGLATPAPYETFARQTEEHRDRLVDFLDRSRAQGRTTLGYGASTKGNVILQYCGLTAEDLPCIGEVSPEKAGTFTPGTGIPIVSEEDAKARRPDQLLVLPWIYRDGFVEREAEFLAGGGSLVFPLPRFEVVS; encoded by the coding sequence GTGAGCATCTCGGCCTGCCGCATCTGCGGACACACCGACCTCGAACCGATCCTGTCCCTGGGCGACCAGGCACTCACGAGCGTCTTCCCGGACCGCCCGGACGCTGCCGTGCCGTCCGTCCCGCTCGACCTCGTCCGGTGCACACCGCCTGGCTGCGGTCTCGTCCAGCTCCGCCACACCGCAGACTTCGGGCTGATGTTCAACGACGGCTACGGATACCGCTCGGGCATCCGACCCTTCATGATCAACCACCTCGGCTCGCTCGTCGCGTCCGTGCGCGCCAAGGTCGACGTCGGCCCCTCCGACCTCGTGGTCGACATCGGCAGCAACGACTCGACGCTTCTGCGCTCCTACCTGCCCGACGCGCCCACGTTGGTCGGCTTCGACCTCGTCGGCGAGAAGTTCCGGCACCTGTACCCCGACGGCGCCGACCTGGTCGCCGGGCCGTTCTCCGCCGAAGCCTTCCAGGAGCGGTACGGCGAGCGCCGGGCGCGGATCGTGACCTCCGTGGCCATGTACTACGACCTGCCGGACCCGGTGGCCTTCATGCGCGACGTGCGCGACGTCCTCGCCCCAGACGGCCTCTGGGTGGCCGAGCAGAGCTACCTTGCCTCCATGCTCGACGCCGGCGCGTACGACGTCGTCTGCCACGAGCACCTGGAGTACTACGCGCTCGCCCAGTTCGACTGGATGGCTGAGAGGAGCGACCTCGTCGTGATCGACGCCGAGGTCACCGACGTGTACGGCGGCAGCCTCCGGGTGACGCTCGGGCACCGCGGCGGTCCGCACGCGCCGAACACGGAGGCTCTCGACCGGATCCGGGCTGCGGAACGCGCTGCCGGGCTCGCGACACCGGCTCCGTACGAGACGTTCGCCCGGCAGACCGAGGAGCACCGCGACCGGCTCGTGGACTTCCTCGACCGGTCGCGCGCGCAGGGCCGGACCACCCTCGGGTACGGCGCGTCCACCAAGGGGAACGTGATCCTGCAGTACTGCGGCCTGACCGCGGAGGACCTGCCGTGCATCGGCGAGGTCAGCCCGGAGAAGGCGGGGACGTTCACGCCGGGGACTGGCATCCCGATCGTCTCGGAGGAGGACGCGAAGGCGCGCCGGCCCGACCAGCTGCTGGTCCTGCCGTGGATCTACCGCGACGGCTTCGTGGAGCGCGAGGCCGAGTTCCTGGCAGGGGGCGGATCACTCGTGTTCCCCCTGCCGCGGTTCGAGGTCGTGTCATGA
- a CDS encoding SAM-dependent methyltransferase: protein MAARQSIVKDVRDVVRWHVWTRVRPSTRTRVAYELFADDHDATTEGAYINLGYWEPGCSSLEEANEALADQLAQASGMGPGDHLLDVGFGLGAQDFFWWESRRPASITGIDLTPSHVAAAQERAVAEGLTESLSFSEGSATDLPFEAERFDRVTSLESALHYDPRTTFFAEAFRVLKPGGTLAIGDIIPLDLDGERSSTPRLAPQRKGSLSGGMPAANWVPRAVYAEQLEAAGFVDVEVRSIRDRVMEPWLEYWQHKLAEDSFKSSVSRLFYSQVKRSLTSDAGMKGELPALDFVIASARKPTA from the coding sequence ATGGCAGCACGACAGAGCATCGTGAAGGACGTTCGTGACGTGGTCCGGTGGCACGTGTGGACGCGGGTGCGTCCGTCCACCCGGACCCGCGTCGCGTACGAGCTGTTCGCCGACGACCACGACGCCACGACCGAGGGCGCCTACATCAACCTGGGGTACTGGGAGCCGGGCTGCAGCAGTCTGGAGGAGGCCAACGAGGCCCTCGCCGACCAGCTGGCGCAGGCCTCCGGCATGGGCCCGGGCGACCACCTGCTCGACGTGGGCTTCGGCCTCGGCGCGCAGGACTTCTTCTGGTGGGAGAGCCGTCGCCCGGCCAGCATCACCGGCATCGACCTGACGCCGAGCCACGTCGCGGCCGCGCAGGAGCGGGCCGTCGCGGAGGGACTGACCGAGTCACTGTCGTTCTCGGAGGGGTCCGCGACGGACCTGCCGTTCGAGGCCGAGCGCTTCGACCGGGTGACGTCGCTGGAGTCCGCGCTGCACTACGACCCGCGAACGACGTTCTTCGCCGAGGCGTTCCGCGTGCTGAAGCCGGGAGGGACGCTCGCCATCGGCGACATCATCCCGCTGGACCTCGACGGGGAGCGCTCGAGCACGCCCCGACTGGCGCCCCAGCGCAAGGGCTCGCTGTCCGGCGGCATGCCGGCGGCGAACTGGGTCCCGCGCGCGGTGTACGCCGAGCAGCTCGAGGCGGCCGGGTTCGTCGACGTCGAGGTGCGCAGCATCCGCGACCGCGTCATGGAGCCGTGGCTGGAGTACTGGCAGCACAAGCTCGCCGAGGACAGCTTCAAGTCGAGCGTCAGCCGGCTCTTCTACTCCCAGGTGAAGCGGTCGTTGACCAGCGACGCCGGCATGAAGGGTGAGCTCCCCGCGCTGGACTTCGTGATCGCCTCGGCCCGGAAGCCGACCGCCTAG
- a CDS encoding thioesterase II family protein, with protein sequence MTDADGWLRCLRREAGASADLLCLPHAGAAADSFVALAAALAPDVELWAVQYPGRQDRSTQEQLPTAQAIAEVVADAWRSRARTRPFAVLGHSMGALVAYEATRLLEPAAVDAPVRLVVSGQTAPEQHAGRTDLPDDDGLLAEVRRLDPGTVLDDEDLREHALPTLRADYRVLRDYTWDPRPLLRTPLTVLCGDADPLTPVADAERWLALSIVPGRVRTLEGGHFFLRDHVDTVAALVREDLLD encoded by the coding sequence GTGACTGACGCCGACGGCTGGTTACGCTGCCTCCGCCGCGAGGCTGGGGCGTCCGCGGACCTGCTGTGCCTGCCGCACGCCGGCGCGGCCGCGGACTCGTTCGTGGCGCTGGCCGCTGCCCTCGCCCCGGACGTCGAGCTGTGGGCCGTGCAGTACCCCGGACGTCAGGACCGCAGCACGCAGGAGCAGCTGCCCACGGCCCAGGCGATCGCCGAGGTCGTGGCCGACGCCTGGCGCTCGCGGGCGCGGACCCGACCGTTCGCCGTGCTCGGGCACAGCATGGGCGCCCTCGTCGCCTACGAGGCGACGCGACTCCTCGAGCCGGCCGCCGTCGACGCCCCGGTGCGTCTCGTGGTCTCCGGCCAGACGGCACCGGAGCAGCACGCGGGCCGCACGGACCTGCCGGACGACGACGGCCTGCTGGCGGAGGTCCGGCGCCTGGACCCCGGCACCGTGCTCGACGACGAGGACCTGCGCGAGCACGCGCTGCCGACCCTGCGGGCCGACTACCGCGTCCTGCGCGACTACACCTGGGACCCGCGGCCGCTGCTGCGCACCCCGCTGACCGTCCTGTGCGGCGACGCCGACCCGCTGACGCCCGTCGCCGACGCCGAGCGCTGGCTCGCGCTCTCCATCGTCCCGGGGCGCGTCCGTACGCTCGAGGGCGGCCACTTCTTCCTGCGCGACCACGTCGACACCGTGGCCGCCCTCGTGCGTGAGGACCTCCTGGACTAG
- a CDS encoding cytochrome P450 family protein has protein sequence MTALPEVPDLDSDAFHVDWYDTYAQLRERRPVTPVRFFGQDAWLVTGYEQARTALTDLRLSSDPKAQYPDVDVDFPAYLGFSDRAKHYFVNNMGTSDPPSHTRLRKLVAREFTARRVMAMRPRVQQIVDGLLDTMAETPDADVVASFAHPLPIQVICELLGVEEGRRSDFGRWSAEILIMDPERAEARGAAAEEVVDFMLDLVERRRAAPGDDLLSALIQARDVDEARLSQDELVSVALVLLLAGYEASVSLIGIGSYLMLRHREQLDVLKADPTLWPNAVEEVLRLYAPPETTTRFAAQDVEIDGVSIPAYSMVLVAGAAANRDPARFPDPDRFDVRRDTKGHLTFGHGIHHCLGRPLAMLEGEVALRSLFERFPDVHATDLDAVAFRRSLLLRGIDSLPVRLGG, from the coding sequence ATGACGGCGCTGCCGGAGGTGCCGGACCTGGACTCCGACGCCTTCCACGTCGACTGGTACGACACGTACGCCCAGCTGCGCGAGCGTCGGCCCGTCACGCCCGTCCGGTTCTTCGGCCAGGACGCGTGGCTCGTGACCGGGTACGAGCAGGCCCGGACCGCCCTCACGGACCTGCGCCTGAGCAGCGACCCGAAGGCCCAGTACCCCGACGTCGACGTCGACTTCCCGGCCTACCTCGGCTTCAGCGACCGCGCCAAGCACTACTTCGTGAACAACATGGGCACCAGCGACCCGCCCAGCCACACCCGGCTGCGCAAGCTCGTCGCGCGGGAGTTCACGGCGCGCCGGGTCATGGCGATGCGGCCCCGCGTGCAGCAGATCGTCGACGGTCTGCTCGACACGATGGCCGAGACCCCCGACGCCGACGTGGTGGCCTCGTTCGCGCACCCGCTCCCGATCCAGGTGATCTGCGAGCTGCTCGGCGTCGAGGAGGGCCGGCGCAGCGACTTCGGTCGATGGAGCGCCGAGATCCTCATCATGGACCCCGAGCGGGCCGAGGCGCGCGGGGCGGCCGCCGAGGAGGTGGTCGACTTCATGCTCGACCTCGTCGAGCGGCGCCGGGCCGCGCCGGGCGACGACCTGCTGTCGGCGCTCATCCAGGCCCGGGACGTCGACGAGGCCCGCCTGAGCCAGGACGAGCTCGTCTCCGTCGCCCTGGTGCTGCTGCTGGCCGGGTACGAGGCGTCGGTGAGCCTAATCGGCATCGGCAGCTACCTGATGCTGCGCCACCGCGAGCAGCTGGACGTCCTGAAGGCCGACCCGACGTTGTGGCCGAACGCGGTGGAGGAGGTCCTGCGCCTCTACGCCCCGCCGGAGACCACCACGCGGTTCGCCGCGCAGGACGTCGAGATCGACGGCGTGAGCATCCCCGCCTACAGCATGGTTCTCGTGGCTGGGGCGGCCGCGAACCGCGACCCCGCGCGCTTCCCGGACCCCGACCGCTTCGACGTGCGCCGCGACACCAAGGGACACCTGACGTTCGGCCACGGCATCCACCACTGCCTGGGCCGTCCGCTGGCGATGCTGGAGGGCGAGGTGGCCCTCCGGTCGCTGTTCGAGCGGTTCCCCGACGTGCACGCCACCGATCTCGACGCGGTCGCGTTCCGTCGCTCGCTGCTGCTGCGCGGCATCGACAGCCTGCCAGTCCGTCTCGGCGGGTGA
- a CDS encoding beta-glucosidase family protein, giving the protein MTVEEKLSFVYWNYNLDDPLEKLWLPGVPRLGIPQLSGTDGPAGVTISRPAVAMPAPVALASTFDEDLARKYGEVLGREGRAARQDVILGPMVNNIRVPQAGRNFETFSEDPLLTGRIAASQVRGVQSQGLMTSVKHYAANTQETDRYTTDVDIDERTLREIELPGFEAPIRAGASSVMCAYPKVNGTFACSNETLLTSILREQWDFEGWVMSDWGAAHATEDIEAGLDQEMGVDVNPDGSLAPGKFFGDALGRAIEEGRIPESRLDTSVTRILTQMERFGLLDADPPARPERDVAGGVAVAQRVAEDGAVLLRNEDDVLPLDPDAQQDLAVIGPTAKEPKVTGLGSSYVEPDYANAPVDTIRERAQGADVTYEVGEELRGTPIGPDALQPAFEGGRLTPDAGGVLYEGTLTVPETGVYRLAVRMDGGNGGLVVDGAAPIGVGDVFGPLTSVPIRLEAGEHDLQLTGTAPPGGDPTVDVDLTWVTPDAAQQAQDAAVEAARDADVAVVFGYDDGAETADRTSLGLPGRQDELIAAVAAANPRTVVVLNTGSSITMPWLDSTQAVLDMWYPGQAGAEATTALLFGDAEPGGRLTQTFPRSVEETPVGADARRFPGVDGTVHYDEGIFSGYRWYDQQDVDPLFAFGHGLSYTTFRYGPLTVRPARDGGLVARVKVANTGDRAGSEVVQAYLGASPRVDLPQAERQLAGFEKVRLAAGESRWVTVRIEPRALQHWDVERDAWVTGTGRRTVEVGSSSRDLRRSAEVMVREKRR; this is encoded by the coding sequence ATGACGGTCGAGGAGAAGCTGTCCTTCGTCTACTGGAACTACAACCTGGACGACCCCTTGGAAAAGCTCTGGCTCCCTGGTGTCCCTCGGCTGGGGATCCCTCAGCTGAGCGGGACGGACGGCCCCGCCGGTGTGACGATCAGTCGTCCGGCCGTCGCCATGCCGGCGCCGGTGGCGCTCGCGTCGACCTTCGACGAGGACCTGGCGCGAAAGTACGGCGAGGTGCTCGGACGAGAGGGGCGTGCCGCGCGACAGGACGTGATCCTCGGTCCTATGGTCAACAACATCCGGGTGCCACAGGCCGGCCGGAACTTCGAGACGTTCAGCGAGGACCCGCTGCTCACGGGCCGCATCGCGGCCTCGCAGGTCCGCGGGGTGCAGAGCCAGGGGCTGATGACCTCGGTCAAGCACTACGCGGCCAACACGCAGGAGACCGACCGCTACACGACCGACGTCGACATCGACGAGCGGACCCTGAGGGAGATCGAGCTGCCCGGCTTCGAGGCGCCGATCCGCGCCGGGGCGTCCTCGGTCATGTGTGCCTACCCGAAGGTCAACGGCACCTTCGCCTGCAGCAACGAGACCCTGTTGACCTCGATCCTGCGTGAGCAGTGGGACTTCGAGGGCTGGGTCATGTCGGACTGGGGCGCGGCGCACGCCACCGAGGACATCGAGGCGGGCCTGGACCAGGAGATGGGGGTCGACGTCAACCCCGACGGCTCGCTCGCGCCCGGAAAGTTCTTCGGCGACGCGCTGGGCAGGGCGATCGAGGAGGGTCGCATCCCTGAGTCGCGGCTCGACACGTCGGTGACGCGCATCCTCACCCAGATGGAGCGGTTCGGGCTGCTCGACGCCGACCCGCCCGCCCGCCCCGAGCGCGACGTCGCGGGTGGCGTCGCGGTCGCGCAGCGGGTGGCCGAGGACGGCGCCGTGCTGCTGCGGAACGAGGACGACGTGCTGCCGCTCGACCCGGACGCGCAGCAGGACCTGGCCGTGATCGGGCCGACGGCGAAGGAACCCAAGGTCACCGGCCTCGGCAGCTCTTACGTCGAGCCCGACTACGCCAACGCCCCGGTCGATACCATCCGCGAGCGGGCCCAGGGCGCCGACGTCACCTACGAGGTCGGGGAGGAGCTGCGGGGGACGCCGATCGGGCCCGACGCGCTCCAGCCCGCGTTCGAGGGCGGGCGCCTGACCCCCGATGCCGGCGGCGTGCTGTACGAGGGGACGCTCACCGTGCCCGAGACCGGCGTGTACCGGCTCGCGGTCCGGATGGACGGCGGCAACGGCGGCCTGGTGGTCGACGGCGCCGCGCCGATCGGTGTCGGCGACGTGTTCGGCCCCCTGACCAGCGTCCCGATCCGCCTGGAGGCCGGAGAGCATGATCTGCAGCTGACGGGGACCGCGCCGCCCGGAGGCGACCCGACCGTCGACGTCGACCTCACGTGGGTCACGCCCGACGCCGCGCAGCAGGCGCAGGACGCCGCCGTCGAGGCAGCGCGCGACGCCGACGTCGCGGTGGTCTTCGGCTACGACGACGGCGCCGAGACGGCCGACCGCACGTCGTTGGGCCTCCCCGGACGCCAGGACGAGCTCATCGCGGCGGTGGCGGCCGCGAACCCGAGGACGGTCGTGGTGCTCAACACCGGGTCGTCGATCACCATGCCGTGGCTCGACTCCACGCAGGCCGTGCTCGACATGTGGTACCCGGGACAGGCCGGTGCCGAGGCGACGACCGCGCTGCTCTTCGGCGACGCGGAGCCGGGGGGACGGCTGACCCAGACGTTCCCCCGCTCGGTCGAGGAGACGCCGGTCGGGGCCGACGCGCGCCGGTTCCCCGGCGTCGACGGCACCGTGCACTACGACGAGGGCATCTTCTCGGGCTACCGCTGGTACGACCAGCAGGACGTCGACCCGCTGTTCGCCTTCGGGCACGGTCTGTCGTACACGACGTTCCGGTACGGGCCGCTCACTGTGCGGCCGGCCCGCGACGGGGGCCTGGTCGCCCGCGTCAAGGTGGCCAACACCGGTGACCGCGCCGGCTCGGAGGTCGTCCAGGCCTACCTCGGGGCCAGCCCGAGGGTCGACCTCCCCCAGGCGGAGCGTCAGCTGGCGGGCTTCGAGAAGGTCCGGCTGGCCGCGGGGGAGTCGCGCTGGGTCACGGTGCGCATCGAGCCGCGCGCCCTGCAGCATTGGGACGTCGAGCGCGACGCCTGGGTGACGGGCACCGGCCGCCGGACCGTGGAGGTCGGGTCGTCCTCCAGGGACCTGCGCCGCAGCGCCGAGGTGATGGTGCGGGAGAAGCGCCGCTAG
- a CDS encoding cytochrome P450 produces MADATWCQPFQEAERQDVAPDVDPDGVVDRVRDAVGARGGRLDLVADLAWPAALAACDVRDAEAARAWRVAPDATLVPQRLAQTVAALEVLDAGHDVARLTVATLLSGVLVDAVLLLDGRRVAGLDDEPGTRAVVRETLRLAPTRALVRRTATAATTLGAAALGEGDEVIVVTAVADRDHALLEDPDAFRPDREPTTPSLSDLLAERDPLERLVRELAVLVLPVLLERPLELVGPVTRDPRSAVVRSCLSFPVVREES; encoded by the coding sequence GTGGCCGACGCGACCTGGTGCCAGCCGTTCCAGGAGGCGGAGCGTCAGGACGTCGCGCCCGACGTCGATCCCGACGGGGTGGTGGACCGGGTCCGCGACGCCGTCGGCGCGCGAGGGGGCCGGCTCGACCTCGTCGCCGACCTCGCGTGGCCCGCTGCCCTGGCGGCGTGCGACGTCCGCGACGCGGAGGCGGCGCGTGCCTGGCGCGTGGCCCCCGACGCGACGCTCGTGCCCCAACGGCTCGCCCAGACCGTGGCCGCGCTCGAGGTGCTCGACGCCGGGCACGACGTGGCGCGCCTGACGGTGGCGACGCTGCTGAGCGGGGTCCTCGTCGACGCCGTGCTGCTCCTGGACGGCCGCCGGGTGGCAGGTCTCGACGACGAGCCCGGGACCCGTGCCGTCGTGCGCGAGACGCTCCGGCTCGCGCCGACCCGCGCCCTGGTCCGCCGCACCGCGACCGCGGCCACGACACTCGGTGCGGCCGCGCTGGGCGAGGGCGACGAGGTCATCGTCGTGACGGCGGTCGCCGACCGCGACCACGCCCTCCTCGAGGATCCCGACGCGTTCCGGCCGGACCGGGAGCCGACCACCCCGTCGCTGTCGGACCTGCTCGCCGAGCGCGACCCGCTCGAGCGGCTCGTGCGCGAGCTCGCCGTGCTCGTGCTGCCCGTCCTGCTCGAGCGCCCCCTCGAGCTCGTGGGCCCGGTGACCCGTGACCCGCGGTCGGCGGTCGTGCGGTCCTGCCTGAGCTTCCCCGTCGTCCGTGAGGAGTCCTGA
- a CDS encoding activator-dependent family glycosyltransferase, producing the protein MRVVFSSMASKSHLFGLVPLAWAFRAAGHEVRVVASPALVEDITAAGLTAVPVGDDVDLVDFMTHAGYDIIDYVRSLDFSEEDPSTLTWQHQLGMQTVLTPTFYALMSSDSLADGLLEFCRSWKPDLIVWEPLTFAASVVAEVLDVPHARLLWGPDIAVRARQRFLALREEQPEGLREDPLGEWLTWTMQRLAGDRPVHFSERAVVGHWTIDPAPAPMRLDTGLDTVGMRYVDYNGPSTVPSWLFRDRPSRPRVCLTLGISSRENDIGQVPVADLLQALGDVDAEVVATFDEDQLAGVERLPDNVRPVGFVPMHALLPTCAATVHHGGPGSWHTAAINGLPQVVLPDGWDTGVRAARTEQVGAGIALPVPELTVEGLRDAIVAVLEQPSYAEGARRLREAMLSEPTPAAVVEECVRRVEEHAP; encoded by the coding sequence ATGCGTGTCGTGTTCTCGTCCATGGCGAGCAAGAGCCACCTGTTCGGGCTCGTGCCGCTCGCGTGGGCCTTCCGTGCCGCCGGCCACGAGGTCCGTGTCGTGGCGTCCCCGGCGCTCGTCGAGGACATCACCGCCGCCGGCCTCACCGCCGTCCCCGTCGGGGACGACGTCGACCTGGTCGACTTCATGACCCACGCGGGCTACGACATCATCGACTACGTCCGCAGCCTCGACTTCAGCGAGGAGGACCCGAGCACGCTGACCTGGCAGCACCAGCTGGGCATGCAGACGGTGCTCACGCCGACGTTCTACGCCCTCATGAGCTCGGACTCCCTGGCCGACGGGCTGCTCGAGTTCTGCCGGTCGTGGAAGCCCGACCTGATCGTCTGGGAGCCGCTCACCTTCGCCGCCTCCGTGGTCGCCGAGGTGCTGGACGTCCCGCACGCACGGCTGCTCTGGGGCCCGGACATCGCGGTCCGCGCGCGCCAGCGCTTCCTGGCCCTGCGCGAGGAGCAGCCCGAGGGGTTGCGCGAGGACCCCCTCGGGGAGTGGCTGACGTGGACCATGCAGCGTCTCGCCGGCGACCGACCGGTGCACTTCAGCGAGCGCGCGGTGGTCGGGCACTGGACCATCGATCCGGCGCCGGCCCCGATGCGCCTCGACACGGGGCTCGACACGGTGGGCATGCGGTACGTGGACTACAACGGGCCGTCCACCGTTCCGTCCTGGCTGTTCCGCGACCGGCCGTCGCGGCCGCGCGTCTGCCTGACGCTCGGGATCTCCAGTCGCGAGAACGACATCGGCCAGGTGCCGGTCGCTGACCTGCTCCAGGCGCTGGGCGACGTCGACGCCGAGGTCGTCGCCACCTTCGACGAGGACCAGCTCGCCGGCGTGGAGCGCCTGCCCGACAACGTGCGGCCCGTCGGATTCGTCCCCATGCACGCGCTGCTGCCGACCTGCGCGGCGACGGTGCACCACGGCGGGCCGGGAAGCTGGCACACCGCAGCGATCAACGGCCTGCCGCAGGTGGTCCTGCCCGACGGCTGGGACACCGGCGTGCGTGCCGCCCGTACCGAGCAGGTCGGTGCCGGCATCGCCCTGCCGGTCCCGGAGCTCACCGTCGAGGGACTGCGCGACGCGATCGTCGCCGTGCTCGAGCAGCCTTCGTACGCGGAGGGCGCGCGGCGTCTGCGCGAGGCCATGCTGTCCGAGCCGACCCCTGCCGCCGTGGTCGAGGAGTGCGTCCGTCGCGTCGAGGAGCACGCCCCGTGA
- a CDS encoding aldo/keto reductase: MSADVPYVRVGRSALVTSSLWLGTVNFSGRVDDDDALALLDHARDRGVNCVDTADIYGWRLYKGHTEELLGRWLAQGGGRREDTVVATKVGSPMGDGVLERGLSARHVVAGCEASLRRLGVDHVDLLQMHEYDPTAPWDEVWQAMETLVASGKVRYVGSSNFAGWQIAAGEEAARRRQGVGTISHQCLYNLARRDVELEVLPAAEAYGVGVFAWSPLHGGLLSGALDKLRRGVAVKSAQGRAQELLPAVRPSLESFEATCREHGLDPAEAALAWLLDRPGVTGAVIGPRTPEQLDSALRAASTTLDASLVAALETIFPPPAPVAAPWAWMG; encoded by the coding sequence GTGAGCGCCGACGTGCCCTACGTGCGGGTGGGCCGCTCGGCACTCGTGACCAGCTCCCTGTGGCTGGGCACGGTGAACTTCAGCGGCCGGGTCGACGACGACGACGCGCTGGCGCTGCTCGACCACGCCCGCGACCGCGGGGTGAACTGCGTCGACACCGCCGACATCTACGGGTGGCGGCTCTACAAGGGGCACACCGAGGAGCTGCTGGGCCGCTGGCTGGCGCAGGGTGGCGGGCGGCGCGAGGACACCGTCGTCGCCACGAAGGTCGGCAGCCCCATGGGCGACGGCGTGCTGGAGCGGGGGCTGTCCGCCCGGCACGTCGTGGCGGGCTGCGAGGCGTCGCTGCGCCGGCTGGGCGTCGACCACGTCGACCTGCTGCAGATGCACGAGTACGACCCGACGGCGCCGTGGGACGAGGTGTGGCAGGCGATGGAGACCCTCGTCGCCAGCGGGAAGGTCCGGTACGTGGGATCCAGCAACTTCGCCGGCTGGCAGATCGCCGCGGGCGAGGAGGCGGCGCGGCGCCGCCAGGGCGTCGGCACCATCAGCCATCAGTGCCTCTACAACCTCGCCCGGCGCGACGTGGAGCTCGAGGTGCTCCCGGCCGCCGAGGCCTACGGGGTCGGGGTGTTCGCCTGGTCGCCGCTGCACGGGGGCCTGCTGAGCGGTGCGCTCGACAAGCTGCGCCGCGGCGTCGCGGTGAAGTCGGCCCAGGGCAGGGCGCAGGAGCTGCTGCCCGCCGTGCGCCCGTCGCTGGAGTCGTTCGAGGCGACGTGCCGCGAGCACGGCCTCGACCCCGCCGAGGCGGCCCTGGCCTGGCTCTTGGACCGGCCGGGGGTCACGGGCGCCGTCATCGGTCCCCGCACACCGGAGCAGCTGGACTCCGCCCTCCGGGCGGCATCGACCACGCTCGACGCGTCGCTGGTGGCGGCGCTCGAGACGATCTTCCCGCCCCCGGCTCCCGTCGCGGCGCCGTGGGCGTGGATGGGGTGA